The nucleotide window CCGGGAATCGGAGTTCGAATGATAGGTTCCGAACCCGTAGCCGTTTTCTCCGATGAACTCGAGCGAGAGCGTCGGAACGCCGAGGTGGTCCTGGAACGGCACGAAATCGGCCCCGCTTCCTAACGCCTTGAGCTCCGGAACCAACTCGGATTCGGAATCGGGCCGCTGACCGGCGGGGAGCCGTCGCCACGCGGCGCTCCGCCAGCGATCGAACACCGAGGTGCCGCCCTCATCGACCGCCCGGGCCACGTCGGCCACGAAGTCACGGAGCGACGGCACGCCGCCCGGATCGAACCGGCCCACGGTGGACATGTCGGTGTTGATGTAGGCGACGAGTTCCCGCTGGAGGCGGGTCCGGAGCTCCTCGGCATATTCCGTCGAGCCGATCAACCCGAACTCCTCGGCATCCCAGAAGGCAAAAGCAATACTCCGCCGGGGGCGCCAACCGGTCCGGGTGAGTTGGCCGAGGGCCCGGGCGGTCTCGAGGAGAACAGCCACCCCGGTCCCCGGATCCACGGCGCCGAAGGTCCAGGCGTCGTGGTGGGTGCCGAGCAGTACGGTCCGATCGGGCTCCTCGCTTCCGCGGATCGTGGCGATCACGTTTCGAATCGGCTTCAACCCGTTGGCCATCGACACCGACACACGCGCCACGGCCGGTCCCGGGCCGACCCGATAGGGAAACGGCAACCCGCCTTGAAATCCGGCCGGTCCGTCCGGTCCGCCTAACGTCCTGAGGAAGGGTTCCGCCTCCGCGGCACTCAGTACCACGACTGGGATGGTGGGCAGGGTCGGCGCGGTGGCCGGGTCGAGGCGGGCTGCACCGGCCACCGCGGCCACCCCGGGGGTCAGCGGATCGCCGTGCCAGAACCAACTCAGTTTGGCGTTGCCCCGCTGGATCAGATGGCTGCCTCGCCAGGGGCCGGCCGGCCAGGGCAACCCTCTCGTAAATCCATCGTCCGCCGGGTCGCTGTAGAGGATCAAGGCTGCGGCGCCGGCCGCTTCGGCGGTGTGAACCTTCACCGCGCGATGGCTCTGTCCGTAGCGGGCCAAGACAATCCGGCCCCGCACCGCCACGCCGAGGCTCGCCAAGCGGGCGTAGTCGGCGGGGAGCCCGTAGTTGACATAGACCACCGGCGCTTCGGCCGTACCGGAGCCTGAATAGGCAATGAAGCCGGGTCCGAGTTCGGCATGGGCGCTGGTCGGATCGCCCGGTACCGGCGGTTCCCGGAGGGAAAACCGGTGGCGGGTTGGGGCCTTCATCTCGACGGCAATGCGTTTGGGGTGGGAGAGCCACGGCTGATACGCTCTCACTTCAACCGCCAGCCCGAACCGTCGGAGGGTCCGTTCGAGATGCCGGGCCATGGCCAGCGAAGCGGGAGTGCCTGCGATGTGGGGCCGACGGGTCAGCGGGGCGTGCAGCGCTGAGATCGAGTCAGCCGAGACGAAGGCCCGAAACCGCCCTTCGGGTTGGGCCGCCGCCGCCGAAGCGAGGGCCGTCACCATCAGGAGGGCCGGGCCACAGGTCATCCGGCGCCTTTGGCTTTTTCCTTTTCCCACGAGTCGCGGAGGGTGACGGTGCGGTTGAACACCAACGCGCCCGGCGCTGAATCGACGACGTCGGAGATGAAATATCCGG belongs to Gemmatimonadota bacterium and includes:
- a CDS encoding M28 family peptidase; translated protein: MTCGPALLMVTALASAAAAQPEGRFRAFVSADSISALHAPLTRRPHIAGTPASLAMARHLERTLRRFGLAVEVRAYQPWLSHPKRIAVEMKAPTRHRFSLREPPVPGDPTSAHAELGPGFIAYSGSGTAEAPVVYVNYGLPADYARLASLGVAVRGRIVLARYGQSHRAVKVHTAEAAGAAALILYSDPADDGFTRGLPWPAGPWRGSHLIQRGNAKLSWFWHGDPLTPGVAAVAGAARLDPATAPTLPTIPVVVLSAAEAEPFLRTLGGPDGPAGFQGGLPFPYRVGPGPAVARVSVSMANGLKPIRNVIATIRGSEEPDRTVLLGTHHDAWTFGAVDPGTGVAVLLETARALGQLTRTGWRPRRSIAFAFWDAEEFGLIGSTEYAEELRTRLQRELVAYINTDMSTVGRFDPGGVPSLRDFVADVARAVDEGGTSVFDRWRSAAWRRLPAGQRPDSESELVPELKALGSGADFVPFQDHLGVPTLSLEFIGENGYGFGTYHSNSDSRTYVERMADPGFRQGAVLSQVLGTAAIRLADAEVLPFRFSHSASTLDHAVAAARAWAGAMAVDFGPLATQSVRVGQAAARLEARIDAARKAGALAPGAKQRLNDGLARLEQQLTDDEGDPATRWYRHVVYGWNIYSLYDGQPFPGLAEAFRTQDPARAEHEAGRIRRALERLTLALDSLLPSPSP